CGTCAATCGGACGGGGGTGTGGGGCCGGACGCCCTCGGGCTCCTGGATGGGCTCACAGGCGCTGGCCAGCAGCAGTGGCAACAACAGGACAGGAAAGAGGCGAGCGTCCATTGTTGGGGGGCATGGGAATTACAGCTCGCGCTCCATTTCAAGCCACGAGTCGTGCGGGCCGGGTTCACCCCCAGCCGGAAACTGATTATTGACAAGGGCTGGGGGGTTGAGCGGGCCAGGGGAGGCCCTGTTATTCAGGTGGCCCATGACGGACACGCTTCGCTACGCCCCGGACACGCTGGACGCCACGGTCCTCTCCCAGAACCCCCGGAGCGGACCCGCGCCGACGCCCGCCGCCACCTCGCGCCGCAACACGGTGCTGCCCCGGGTGGAGTGGAATGGGGAAAAGGCGGACCTCATCCCACCCCAGCGCGAGCGCTTCGAGGAGATGCGTCCCCTGGGCCAGGGCGGCATGGGCGAGGTGGTGCTGTTGAAGGACCACGACATCGAGCGGCTGGTGGCGCTCAAGCGGCTGCCGGAGGGCGCGGACGTCGACCGGGTGCTGCGCTTCGTGGAGGAGATTCGCACCGTCGGGCAACTGGACCACCCGAACATCGTCCCGGTGCACGACGTGGGCATCGACGAGCGCGGCCGGTACTTCTTCGTGATGAAGCACCTGCAAGGCGACACGCTGGAGGCCATCATCTCCCGGTTGCGGAAGGGCGACCGGGCCACGCACGAGCGCTTCGGCTTCCGGGCGCGGGTGCAGGTGTGCCTCGGGGTGCTCAACGCCGTCGCGTACGCGCACCGCAAGGGCATCATCCACAGGGACTTGAAGCCGGCGAACATCATGGTGGGGCCGTTCGGTGAAGTGACGGTGATGGACTGGGGCCTGGCGCGGCTGGTGCGCACGCCGGCGGTGAGCACGCCCGACAGCCAGGGCGTCGCGGCCCGCATCCACCCGATGCCGGACGTCGCGCGGGTGGGGCTGAGGGACTCGCCCTCGCTGCGCACGCAGGTGGGCTCCGTCATCGGCACGCCGATGTACATGTCCCCGGAGCAGGCCCGAGGCGAGCAGGACCGGCTGGATGCGTGCAGCGACGTGTACAGCCTGGCCGTGCTGTTCCACGAGCTGCTGTTCCTGCGCCACTACCTGGACGGGCGCGAGTCGCTCGCCGACATCCTCGACGGAGTGCAGAAGGTGACGCCCGCCGTGGGTGCGCTCCAGTCGAATCCGCACCAGCCGCCCGTGCCCGCGGAGCTGTCGTGGTTCGTGGCGAAGGGGTTCGAGAAGGAGGCGGCGAAGCGCTACCAGTCGGTGGAGGAGATGATTGGGGCGCTCCAGGACCTGCTGGAGGGGCACATCGTGGTGCAGTGCCAGCGAACGATGGTGAAGCGCGGCCTGCACGAGGTGCTTCGCTTCGTG
This is a stretch of genomic DNA from Pyxidicoccus trucidator. It encodes these proteins:
- a CDS encoding serine/threonine-protein kinase → MTDTLRYAPDTLDATVLSQNPRSGPAPTPAATSRRNTVLPRVEWNGEKADLIPPQRERFEEMRPLGQGGMGEVVLLKDHDIERLVALKRLPEGADVDRVLRFVEEIRTVGQLDHPNIVPVHDVGIDERGRYFFVMKHLQGDTLEAIISRLRKGDRATHERFGFRARVQVCLGVLNAVAYAHRKGIIHRDLKPANIMVGPFGEVTVMDWGLARLVRTPAVSTPDSQGVAARIHPMPDVARVGLRDSPSLRTQVGSVIGTPMYMSPEQARGEQDRLDACSDVYSLAVLFHELLFLRHYLDGRESLADILDGVQKVTPAVGALQSNPHQPPVPAELSWFVAKGFEKEAAKRYQSVEEMIGALQDLLEGHIVVQCQRTMVKRGLHEVLRFVDRNPVGVIVGGMLGAAVVLGSVAYTLVSLLG